Proteins encoded together in one Shewanella oneidensis MR-1 window:
- a CDS encoding efflux RND transporter permease subunit, which produces MLEKLVNGFESFLFRNRAWVVSIFILVTVFLGYQASQLKMDAAFIKNIPLNHSYMQTYLKHQKDFGGANSIMVAVEDTSGNIFNPNFFDTLKNVHDQLFFIPGVDRSQVKSLFSPSTRFTEVVEDGFAGGPVIPADFATTETGLNTVRDNIEKAGIVGRLIANDYSAAMVSAQLMDFDPQTGKPLDTIAFAAQLEKELRGKYETDKVKIHIIGFAKMAGDVADGAKGVLLFFVIAILVTAAMVYLFSKSIILTLLPLICSLAAVIWQLGLLTVIGFGLDPMSILVPFLVFAIGVSHGVQIINAVKRRVMDGQSTKAASASAFRSLLVPGGVALLSDTVGFITLLFIDIGIIRELAISASLGVGVIILTNLILLPLVISFTEINVPPQGQPTSDEVRAEAIWRYLAKFATPKYAIVVIIATIALYFAGLEKANQMKIGDLQGGAPALHQDSRYNLDTFFITDHFSITTDVMTVIVEASPEACTYHDVLNQIDEFEWLVRNTPGVESTVSLASVAKKVNAGFNEGNPRWEVLPRTTASLVQAIGQIPTTSGLLNGDCSVMPVYLFMKDHKAETIETVVAKVKAVAAKMDNDKLQFKLASGPVGVMAATNEAVAEAQLPMMIYVYGAVFVLCLISFKSFKATVAVIIPLYVVSTLAQALMTMLNIGLAVSTLPVIALGVGIGVDYGIYILSTMSSKLSNGMPVQQAYYEALVERGSAVIFTGLTLAIGVSTWFFSALKFQMDMGILLTFMFLVNMLGAIIILPALAAVFWRQPK; this is translated from the coding sequence ATGTTAGAAAAACTGGTCAACGGATTTGAGTCATTTTTGTTCCGCAACCGTGCTTGGGTGGTAAGCATTTTCATTTTGGTAACGGTTTTTTTGGGATACCAAGCCAGCCAATTAAAAATGGATGCGGCATTTATTAAAAATATTCCACTCAACCATAGTTATATGCAAACTTACCTCAAGCACCAAAAGGATTTTGGGGGCGCAAATAGCATTATGGTGGCGGTCGAAGACACCAGCGGTAATATTTTTAATCCTAATTTTTTTGATACCCTTAAAAACGTTCATGATCAGCTGTTTTTTATTCCCGGTGTTGACCGTTCTCAGGTGAAATCGCTGTTTTCTCCTTCGACCCGTTTTACCGAGGTTGTGGAGGATGGTTTTGCTGGCGGTCCTGTGATACCTGCTGATTTTGCTACCACAGAAACAGGGCTGAATACGGTTCGAGATAACATTGAAAAAGCAGGGATTGTTGGCCGATTAATTGCTAACGACTACAGCGCTGCTATGGTATCTGCCCAGTTAATGGATTTTGATCCACAAACGGGTAAACCCTTAGATACCATTGCCTTTGCCGCCCAACTTGAAAAAGAACTGCGTGGCAAATATGAAACCGATAAAGTAAAAATTCATATTATCGGCTTTGCAAAGATGGCTGGTGATGTGGCCGATGGTGCCAAAGGTGTATTACTGTTTTTCGTGATAGCCATTTTAGTCACGGCGGCAATGGTTTATCTGTTCTCTAAATCGATTATTCTGACGCTATTACCTTTAATCTGTAGCTTAGCTGCGGTGATCTGGCAGCTCGGTTTATTGACGGTAATTGGTTTCGGTCTCGATCCGATGTCGATTTTGGTGCCTTTCCTGGTATTTGCGATTGGGGTGAGTCACGGTGTGCAGATCATTAATGCCGTAAAACGCCGTGTCATGGATGGGCAATCTACTAAGGCTGCATCAGCTTCGGCATTTCGTAGCTTACTTGTGCCCGGTGGTGTGGCGTTACTCTCTGATACTGTTGGTTTTATTACGCTATTATTCATTGATATTGGTATTATTCGTGAGCTGGCGATTTCGGCATCCTTGGGCGTAGGTGTGATTATTCTCACCAACCTTATCCTCTTGCCGTTAGTGATTTCCTTTACCGAGATTAACGTTCCACCACAAGGTCAACCAACATCGGATGAAGTGCGTGCCGAGGCGATTTGGCGCTATCTGGCAAAATTTGCCACCCCTAAATACGCGATCGTGGTGATTATAGCGACTATTGCCTTGTATTTTGCTGGGTTAGAAAAGGCAAACCAGATGAAAATTGGTGACCTGCAAGGCGGTGCACCCGCGTTACATCAAGATTCGCGCTATAACTTGGACACTTTCTTTATTACAGATCATTTCTCTATCACGACGGATGTGATGACTGTGATTGTTGAAGCGAGTCCCGAAGCCTGTACTTATCACGATGTGTTGAATCAAATTGATGAGTTTGAATGGTTAGTGCGTAATACTCCTGGTGTTGAATCAACCGTCAGTTTGGCTTCGGTGGCAAAAAAAGTGAACGCTGGCTTTAACGAAGGCAATCCAAGGTGGGAAGTGCTACCGCGTACAACGGCGAGTTTAGTCCAGGCTATTGGTCAAATTCCCACGACTTCAGGTTTATTAAATGGCGATTGTTCGGTCATGCCTGTGTATCTGTTTATGAAAGATCACAAGGCCGAAACCATAGAAACTGTGGTCGCTAAGGTCAAAGCTGTCGCTGCCAAAATGGATAATGATAAGCTGCAATTTAAACTGGCATCGGGTCCTGTTGGTGTGATGGCGGCAACGAATGAAGCCGTAGCCGAAGCGCAATTACCTATGATGATCTATGTGTATGGCGCGGTATTTGTGCTGTGTTTAATCAGCTTCAAATCTTTCAAGGCAACGGTTGCGGTTATCATTCCACTCTATGTGGTATCGACACTGGCACAGGCCTTGATGACAATGCTTAATATTGGCTTAGCTGTCAGTACGTTACCCGTTATTGCTCTGGGTGTGGGAATTGGGGTCGACTATGGTATTTATATCCTGTCGACCATGTCGTCTAAGTTATCAAATGGTATGCCAGTACAGCAGGCTTACTACGAAGCGTTGGTTGAGCGGGGAAGTGCGGTGATTTTTACCGGTTTGACGCTGGCTATCGGAGTAAGCACTTGGTTTTTCTCGGCGCTTAAATTCCAAATGGATATGGGGATCCTGCTCACCTTCATGTTTTTAGTAAATATGTTGGGTGCCATAATTATCCTGCCAGCATTGGCGGCGGTATTCTGGCGACAACCTAAGTAA
- a CDS encoding WD40/YVTN/BNR-like repeat-containing protein → MSFRILQCVAAISVGCLFFSPSFSAQSEHFPQIQPLAASSLVLDIAHAGQHLVAVGERGHVLVLTDKWQQVPTPTSVQLTKVFFLNEKFGWAVGHDATILHTQDGGQTWSLQMQSTEIEKPFLDVLFLNEQEGMAIGAYGLFYRTRDGGANWTEEFHEELLAEEDVSYLAELKNSDQAAYLTERASLLPHFNRMIALKDGRLLLVGELGLVAMSADKGQSFTRTGFDYDGSMFNAIQLQDAVYVMGLRGHVFKADLSLAQWDEIDMPVKSSINGVMATSETSLYLVGNAGIVIQLNQDDSSSIVTRRQGENLVSIAKDNQGNVWLSGSQGLLTLKP, encoded by the coding sequence ATGTCGTTTCGCATCCTTCAATGTGTCGCTGCGATAAGTGTTGGTTGTTTATTTTTTTCCCCTTCGTTTTCTGCACAGTCAGAGCATTTCCCTCAAATTCAGCCTCTGGCGGCATCTTCATTAGTGTTAGATATCGCCCATGCTGGCCAGCATTTAGTTGCTGTAGGTGAGCGAGGCCATGTTTTAGTGCTAACGGACAAATGGCAACAAGTCCCGACGCCGACTTCCGTTCAGTTAACAAAGGTTTTCTTTTTAAATGAAAAATTCGGTTGGGCTGTTGGGCACGATGCCACTATTTTGCATACTCAAGATGGCGGCCAGACTTGGTCGTTACAAATGCAGTCGACTGAAATCGAAAAGCCTTTCCTTGATGTATTGTTTTTAAATGAACAAGAAGGTATGGCGATAGGTGCCTACGGACTCTTTTATCGCACCCGCGATGGCGGCGCAAATTGGACTGAGGAATTCCATGAAGAGCTGCTTGCCGAAGAGGACGTCTCCTACCTCGCTGAGTTAAAAAACAGCGATCAAGCAGCCTACCTTACTGAGCGAGCATCTTTATTGCCGCATTTTAATCGGATGATAGCGCTTAAGGATGGGCGTCTATTATTGGTGGGAGAGCTTGGCTTAGTGGCGATGTCGGCAGACAAAGGCCAAAGCTTTACCCGCACGGGGTTTGATTATGATGGCTCTATGTTTAACGCCATTCAGCTGCAGGATGCGGTTTACGTGATGGGGCTAAGAGGGCACGTCTTTAAGGCCGATTTGAGCCTTGCCCAATGGGATGAGATTGATATGCCAGTTAAATCATCTATCAACGGTGTTATGGCAACCTCAGAGACTAGCCTATATCTTGTAGGTAATGCCGGCATTGTTATCCAGTTAAATCAGGATGATAGTTCGAGTATTGTGACTCGTCGCCAAGGGGAAAACTTAGTTTCAATTGCCAAAGATAACCAAGGGAATGTGTGGTTATCGGGTAGCCAAGGGCTACTCACACTTAAGCCATAA
- a CDS encoding DUF1329 domain-containing protein: protein MKKLSILASAVIMALVAPAAMAKISEAEAAKLGNELTPLGAEKAGNADGSIPAWDGGITKPIAGYTKGMHHPDPFPEDKIEFTITNANKAQYKDYLTPGQMKLFELYPNTYKMNVYKTRRSASVPQFVYDATKVNATRAELVAQGNGISGASIGIPFPIPANGLEAIWNHILRFRGMDVETSRSQAAPTADGSYTLVETAEEIRFEYSRPEITLDQLKASNTLFYFKQVVTQPARLAGTALLVKETMDQEALPRQAWTYNTGQRRVRKAPNVAFDTPGTVSDGLRTTDDFDMFNGSPVRYNWELVGKKEIYIPYNDYKLHSDKLKYDQILKPGHINPEFVRWEKHRVWEVKATLKDGMRHIYKTRVMYLDEDSWQVSIADLYDNRDELYRVAVAHGLNYYEVPAQWDTLEVFHDLQSRRYLAMGLDNQSGMYNFDAKLSEANFTPDALRREGIR from the coding sequence ATGAAGAAACTGTCGATATTGGCAAGTGCGGTGATTATGGCACTTGTAGCACCAGCAGCGATGGCGAAGATCTCTGAAGCAGAAGCCGCAAAACTGGGTAACGAATTAACTCCATTAGGTGCTGAAAAAGCAGGTAACGCCGATGGTTCAATTCCAGCATGGGATGGTGGTATTACTAAGCCTATAGCGGGTTACACTAAGGGAATGCATCATCCAGATCCTTTCCCTGAGGATAAAATTGAATTCACCATTACCAATGCAAATAAAGCACAATATAAAGATTATTTGACCCCTGGTCAGATGAAACTGTTTGAGCTTTATCCTAATACTTACAAGATGAATGTGTACAAGACTCGTCGTAGTGCGTCTGTACCGCAATTTGTGTACGATGCGACTAAAGTCAATGCAACCCGTGCTGAATTGGTGGCGCAAGGTAATGGAATTTCAGGTGCATCAATTGGTATTCCCTTCCCAATCCCAGCCAATGGCTTAGAAGCAATTTGGAACCATATCCTCCGCTTCCGTGGTATGGATGTAGAGACCTCTCGTAGCCAAGCTGCACCCACAGCAGATGGAAGTTACACCTTAGTGGAAACCGCTGAGGAAATTCGCTTCGAGTACTCTCGCCCAGAGATCACCCTCGATCAGTTAAAAGCCAGTAACACCTTGTTCTACTTCAAACAGGTTGTCACTCAACCCGCGCGCCTCGCAGGAACAGCACTGCTGGTGAAAGAAACCATGGACCAAGAAGCGTTACCGCGCCAAGCATGGACCTATAACACTGGCCAGCGCCGTGTTCGTAAGGCACCAAACGTTGCGTTTGATACACCGGGCACAGTATCCGATGGTCTGCGCACTACGGACGATTTCGACATGTTTAACGGTTCACCCGTGCGTTATAACTGGGAGCTTGTGGGCAAGAAAGAAATCTATATTCCTTACAACGATTACAAATTGCATTCAGATAAGCTGAAATATGATCAGATTTTAAAACCCGGTCATATTAATCCTGAGTTTGTCCGTTGGGAAAAACACCGCGTATGGGAAGTAAAGGCGACACTGAAAGACGGTATGCGCCATATCTACAAAACTCGCGTGATGTATCTTGACGAAGACTCATGGCAAGTATCGATTGCCGATCTGTACGACAACCGTGATGAGCTTTACCGTGTGGCGGTTGCCCATGGTTTGAACTATTACGAAGTTCCAGCGCAGTGGGATACCTTAGAAGTGTTCCACGATCTACAGTCCCGTCGTTACTTGGCCATGGGGTTAGACAACCAGAGCGGCATGTATAACTTTGATGCCAAACTGAGTGAAGCAAACTTTACCCCAGATGCGCTGCGTCGCGAAGGTATCCGTTAA
- a CDS encoding DUF1302 domain-containing protein, with translation MKIVKKGFNKSALALGVASALSLLMVSNVNAVAFDWGAVQGSFDSTWTAGASWRVGERDWAGQIGKVNQPQFDWSNYTAFGNTKYTSAEIWAQPGSYSSNNDLSNLLYSQGDTTSEIVKGLHELSLKYENYGLFARGMYFYDRKLNDGNYDFNDPLTGKEYDPCQDNRASEVQCKDIRLLDAFVYANFDLNDGANPLSIRVGNQVVSWGESTLIAHGIGEINPVDLNILNAPGAELKEAFRPQGMVWASLGITENLSVEAFYQYDWEPIWVPTPGSIFATNDFAGFGGYNQNAQLGFNANPDINLDFVMQEYQRLAGMIASGQTIPTQQLVAMALAYPTKVTLVQDEQSPSNDGQYGIKLGYYAPELGDTEFGFYFMNYHSRRPLISGTAADFSTGALLSDLAVLGQNAGDINRDLLLSLKSFSKAQIVYPEDIKLYGFSFNTSLGDTSVGAEIAHRQDEPLQIDDVELLFAGMPQQLANAGIRPDFNGISQIDGVKPGDTVDGFIRRDTTQAQATFTHLFGPTLGLDNLTMLAEVGGVWIHDMPGFDELRLNGPGTARSGGNPDMPGIIQALHNGPETNPFPTDFAWGYRLVAKAEFNNLFAGVNMSPRMIFSHDVDGITPDPMFLFTEGRKSVALGLNFEYQNRWGADLSYNNFFGGVGTTNAMADRDYISFNIKYSI, from the coding sequence ATGAAAATTGTTAAAAAAGGTTTTAACAAGTCGGCGCTTGCTTTGGGGGTGGCGTCGGCATTGAGTTTATTGATGGTGTCGAATGTTAATGCAGTTGCATTCGATTGGGGGGCAGTACAAGGTTCTTTTGACTCAACTTGGACCGCTGGTGCCAGTTGGCGTGTGGGTGAGCGCGATTGGGCAGGACAAATCGGTAAGGTTAACCAGCCACAATTTGATTGGTCAAATTATACTGCTTTTGGCAATACCAAATACACTTCTGCTGAGATTTGGGCGCAACCAGGCTCCTATTCAAGCAATAATGACTTAAGTAATTTACTTTATTCTCAAGGTGATACCACTTCAGAGATCGTTAAAGGATTACATGAGCTGTCTCTGAAGTATGAAAACTATGGTTTATTTGCGCGTGGCATGTATTTCTACGATCGTAAATTAAATGATGGTAATTATGACTTCAACGATCCGCTAACAGGGAAAGAATACGATCCTTGTCAAGATAACCGTGCTTCAGAGGTGCAATGTAAGGACATCCGTCTGCTGGATGCCTTCGTCTATGCGAATTTTGATTTGAATGACGGTGCAAATCCTCTGTCTATTCGTGTGGGTAACCAAGTCGTCTCTTGGGGGGAAAGTACGCTTATCGCCCACGGTATCGGTGAGATTAACCCCGTTGATTTGAACATCCTTAATGCTCCCGGTGCTGAACTGAAAGAAGCCTTTAGACCTCAAGGTATGGTTTGGGCCTCTTTAGGGATCACGGAAAATTTATCGGTAGAAGCTTTCTATCAATATGATTGGGAACCAATTTGGGTTCCTACACCCGGTTCAATTTTTGCGACTAACGATTTTGCGGGCTTTGGTGGTTACAACCAAAACGCACAGCTAGGTTTTAACGCCAACCCTGATATTAATTTAGACTTTGTGATGCAAGAATATCAACGTCTTGCAGGAATGATCGCCAGCGGTCAGACAATTCCAACGCAACAGCTCGTTGCGATGGCGTTGGCATATCCAACTAAAGTGACCTTAGTGCAGGATGAGCAATCGCCGAGTAATGATGGGCAATATGGTATCAAGCTAGGTTATTATGCGCCTGAATTGGGCGATACCGAGTTTGGTTTCTACTTTATGAACTACCATAGTCGCCGTCCGCTGATCAGCGGTACTGCAGCCGATTTTAGCACAGGTGCGCTGTTATCCGATTTAGCGGTACTTGGGCAAAATGCCGGGGATATTAATCGCGATTTGCTGCTGAGCTTAAAAAGCTTCTCTAAGGCGCAAATTGTTTATCCTGAAGACATTAAACTCTACGGCTTTAGTTTTAACACTTCACTGGGTGATACCTCAGTCGGTGCTGAAATTGCCCACCGTCAAGATGAACCGTTGCAAATCGATGACGTAGAACTGTTGTTTGCTGGTATGCCACAACAATTAGCTAATGCAGGTATTCGCCCAGATTTCAACGGTATTTCACAAATTGATGGTGTCAAACCTGGTGACACTGTCGACGGTTTTATCCGCCGAGACACCACTCAGGCGCAAGCCACGTTCACTCACTTATTTGGTCCAACACTGGGACTGGATAACTTGACTATGTTGGCTGAAGTCGGTGGGGTGTGGATCCATGATATGCCTGGCTTTGATGAACTGCGTTTAAATGGCCCTGGTACAGCGCGCTCTGGTGGTAATCCTGATATGCCGGGCATTATCCAAGCGTTGCATAACGGCCCTGAAACCAACCCATTCCCAACGGATTTCGCCTGGGGATACCGCCTTGTAGCCAAAGCTGAGTTCAATAACTTGTTTGCCGGTGTGAACATGTCTCCACGAATGATTTTCTCACACGATGTTGATGGTATTACCCCAGATCCTATGTTCCTATTCACTGAAGGACGTAAGTCAGTCGCCTTGGGTCTTAACTTTGAATACCAAAACCGCTGGGGCGCAGATCTGTCCTACAACAATTTCTTTGGTGGTGTAGGTACAACCAACGCGATGGCAGATCGTGATTATATTTCATTCAATATCAAGTATTCGATCTAA
- a CDS encoding DUF2835 domain-containing protein, which yields MELYFKLTLSYQDFLPYYQGLADKVEVRESQGRILWINGRHFRRFLTENGIHGQFKLVLDDKGQFVSLERL from the coding sequence ATGGAATTGTATTTTAAGTTAACCCTGAGCTACCAAGATTTTTTACCTTACTATCAGGGGCTGGCCGATAAAGTTGAAGTTCGTGAAAGCCAAGGGCGGATCCTGTGGATTAACGGGCGGCATTTTAGGCGTTTTTTAACTGAAAACGGGATCCATGGGCAATTTAAACTGGTGCTCGATGATAAAGGGCAATTTGTGTCATTAGAGCGATTGTAG
- the pepN gene encoding aminopeptidase N codes for MTQAQAKYLKDYQAPPFTIETIDLDVNLDGKNTLVKAVSKVKRTSNHANPLVLDGESLTLVSVVIDGQAAVYHESEGHLTIATGLDEFELSIITQLDPEANSSLEGLYMSDGAYCTQCEAEGFRRITYFLDRPDVLAKYTVRIEADKLAFPFLLSNGNLIDKGELDGGRHYVRWQDPFPKPAYLFALVAGDFDLLQDEFITRSHRKVVLQVFVDKGNLHKAHHAMASLKKSMAWDESRFDLEYDLDIYMIVAVDFFNMGAMENKGLNIFNTKYVLADTLTATDDDYHGIESVVGHEYFHNWTGNRVTCRDWFQLSLKEGLTVFRDQEFSSDLDSRAVNRIHAIKVIKNQQFAEDSGPMSHPIRPESVIEMNNFYTVTVYNKGAEVIRMMHTLLGETHFQAGMKLYFKRHDGQAVTCDDFVAAMEDASGIDLTQFRFWYSQAGTPMVTASDSFDAASGRYQLTLKQTLAGCLSPLHIPFSLELLDEKGLSLVNQVLNFIEAEQVFTFEGLNHKPVASLLQDFSAPVKLHYPFEVDQLVHLMRFASSEVARWEASVTLVSQAIWQNVEHLQQHQTMTLDERVKDSFKGALLDEKLDQALKAEILAIPSASALVEQTDTVDLDALALAREFVLTELAAYCEDELTALYRSLVNLDCTKARALKNQCLNWLSRVSSDAETFVVEQFEKANNMTDSLGALSAANTGSLTCRDHLMAQFETRWRDTPLVMDKWFMLQATHDSDDVIDKLRQLQQHSSFSMGNPNRVRSLIGSFAAGNIYQFHRIDGQGYEFLTECLINLNQLNPQVAARMVTPLIQFSKFDETRQSKIKACLTRLLDLPGLSKDLFEKVSKALAQ; via the coding sequence ATGACCCAAGCTCAAGCAAAATACCTCAAAGACTACCAAGCTCCCCCGTTCACGATTGAAACCATTGACTTAGATGTTAATCTCGATGGTAAAAACACCCTTGTTAAAGCCGTTAGCAAGGTCAAACGTACCTCAAACCACGCCAATCCTTTAGTGCTCGATGGGGAAAGTTTAACCTTAGTGAGTGTGGTGATTGATGGACAAGCAGCGGTGTATCACGAGAGTGAAGGTCATTTGACTATTGCGACTGGGCTTGATGAGTTTGAGTTATCGATCATCACTCAGCTTGATCCTGAAGCTAACTCGAGTCTTGAAGGGCTTTACATGTCCGATGGTGCCTATTGCACCCAGTGTGAGGCTGAAGGGTTTAGACGTATCACTTATTTCCTTGATCGTCCTGACGTATTGGCTAAATACACAGTGCGTATTGAAGCGGACAAGCTTGCGTTCCCATTCCTGCTGAGTAACGGTAACTTGATTGACAAAGGCGAGCTCGATGGCGGACGCCATTATGTACGCTGGCAAGATCCATTTCCCAAACCTGCCTATCTTTTTGCCCTTGTTGCAGGTGATTTTGACCTGTTACAGGATGAGTTTATTACCCGTAGCCATCGCAAAGTGGTGTTACAGGTCTTTGTTGATAAAGGGAATTTACATAAGGCGCACCACGCGATGGCGTCCCTTAAAAAGTCCATGGCCTGGGATGAATCCCGTTTTGACCTCGAGTATGACTTAGATATCTATATGATCGTTGCCGTCGATTTTTTTAATATGGGTGCGATGGAAAACAAAGGCTTAAATATCTTCAATACTAAATATGTTCTCGCTGATACTTTGACTGCAACAGACGATGATTATCATGGGATTGAATCCGTCGTTGGTCATGAGTACTTCCATAACTGGACTGGAAATAGGGTCACTTGTCGTGATTGGTTCCAACTAAGTCTCAAGGAAGGCTTAACCGTTTTCCGCGATCAAGAATTTAGCTCGGATTTAGACTCTCGCGCTGTGAATCGAATTCACGCAATTAAAGTGATCAAGAATCAGCAATTTGCGGAAGATTCTGGCCCTATGTCCCATCCTATCCGTCCAGAATCTGTCATTGAGATGAATAATTTTTACACTGTGACAGTGTATAACAAGGGCGCTGAAGTCATTCGTATGATGCACACCTTGCTTGGCGAAACGCATTTTCAAGCGGGGATGAAGTTATACTTCAAACGTCACGACGGTCAAGCTGTGACCTGCGATGATTTTGTCGCGGCGATGGAAGATGCCAGTGGTATCGATTTAACCCAATTCCGCTTCTGGTATAGCCAAGCAGGCACCCCGATGGTGACCGCAAGCGATAGTTTCGATGCTGCATCAGGGCGTTATCAGTTAACACTTAAACAGACTTTAGCAGGTTGCTTATCGCCGCTGCATATTCCTTTTAGTCTTGAACTGTTGGATGAGAAGGGGCTGTCGCTGGTTAACCAAGTGCTCAATTTTATCGAAGCCGAACAAGTATTTACTTTTGAAGGACTCAACCATAAACCTGTGGCGTCACTGTTGCAAGATTTCTCTGCGCCGGTTAAATTACATTATCCCTTTGAAGTTGACCAACTTGTTCATCTGATGCGTTTTGCTTCGAGTGAAGTGGCGCGTTGGGAGGCATCAGTCACACTCGTTAGCCAAGCAATTTGGCAAAATGTTGAACATTTACAGCAACATCAGACGATGACCTTAGATGAAAGAGTTAAGGACAGTTTTAAAGGGGCTTTACTCGATGAGAAACTCGATCAAGCACTGAAGGCTGAGATCTTAGCGATTCCATCGGCTTCCGCTTTGGTTGAGCAAACCGATACTGTTGACCTTGATGCATTAGCCTTAGCCCGTGAATTTGTGCTCACCGAGCTTGCAGCATACTGTGAAGATGAGTTAACGGCACTTTATCGCTCATTAGTTAATTTGGATTGCACTAAAGCTCGAGCCCTTAAAAACCAATGTCTAAATTGGCTTAGCCGAGTTAGCAGTGATGCAGAAACCTTTGTGGTTGAACAGTTTGAAAAAGCTAACAACATGACAGACTCTCTTGGTGCCTTGAGTGCAGCCAATACAGGCTCTTTAACTTGCCGTGACCATTTAATGGCTCAGTTTGAGACGCGCTGGCGTGATACGCCGTTAGTCATGGACAAATGGTTTATGTTACAGGCGACCCATGATAGTGATGATGTGATTGATAAGTTACGGCAATTACAACAACATTCGAGTTTTAGTATGGGCAATCCCAATCGCGTTCGCTCGCTTATTGGTAGTTTTGCCGCTGGGAATATTTATCAATTCCACCGTATTGATGGTCAAGGTTATGAGTTTTTAACTGAATGCCTTATCAACTTGAACCAGCTTAACCCACAGGTTGCTGCGCGAATGGTGACACCGCTAATCCAATTCAGTAAATTCGATGAAACACGTCAATCTAAGATTAAAGCCTGTTTAACGCGTTTATTAGACTTGCCTGGACTCTCGAAGGATTTATTCGAGAAAGTGTCTAAAGCCTTAGCGCAGTAG